TGTACCAGTTATTATTAACATTTTAATATGTATAGCCTACTACATGGGACCCAGCACTACGAGAATTCAGTTAACTTCAGAATGCGCACAAACTTCATAACAAAAGGCCCTGAGACCCTGAGCTAGCTTGGACAGAAATGTTAAATCGAGAATATATTTTCACTGCATTAAGAGAGATGTAGAAAATGGCAGCCTTTTCGGATGTGGTGTGCTTCAGCTTAATTAGCAATTGTAGTGAAAATAAGAGGGAAAATGGAATCTTACACTGATTGCTGAATAGCTTTGACAGCGGATGATCCAGAGCGCAAAGCATCAACAGTATCAGTAGTTGCCTTTGCGCTTTCAAGCATTATAATCTACAAAATTAATTACCTGTCAGTTTATGCAACCTTTTAGAAGCTCTGGGAAGTGAGTTTAATATTCAAGACTGAAATTGTGTATGTTTATTTTCCATCACCTGGTCATGAACTCGCAACTGAAAATTCGATAGCTGCTCAATTTGTGTCCCATACAGCTTCTTTTTCTTTAGACACTGAATTGCAGCTGCAACAGACAACAAGGAATTTCACATATATGTGAAGAGTTACCAAAGGTATTGAACATCACAAGTTTaagaataatatttttttcccGCTATAGCGATTAACTCGTAGTCTGGGAATGgtgtctagacatgcaagatcTTGAAAATTAAGCAAACAAATCTGCAAGTTTAACATTTATGTATGAAAAATTCTCACAAGATTGTAACAAAATGTAAGACTGACAGAtgagttttctttttctccaaagTAATGCTTGCTTACCATTCTTGTTCTTCGATTTTGTATAATCCTTAGCCTTTTCAATTTCAGCAGAACACTTTTTCCAAAGGAAACGCTCTTTCTTCTCCAGCATTTCTAGAGTCTAACCACATGAACAGTAAAAATACACCATTCTGTGAGGTAAATCTTGGCAGCACAAACATAATTTGCTGATTTGTTGACAATCACTAATGATGCAGACTGAGGCGCATTATCGCAAAACAGATACATCCATAGTATCAACATCAATTATACTAAGTCCTCAAACTTGGTATGTGCTGAACAAATTTTGACTAGGATGAAAAATAAAGCTGACCATCTAGAATTTAGATTATTATTCTTCTGTACACACCCTACCTGAAGGTCAACGTTAGGACAGACTGGCAGCTTTTGCCAAGAAGGACTTCTTCCCCTCTTTTTTCAAACATGAGGATTTCTGATCTTCTATTATTTTCTTTGACTATCGTCTGAAATCCATTGATTTCAGAAACCCCACGTGTTTAAATTACAGCATTCAACTCAAGATGGATAGGCTTGTTTCATGACACATAAACTACATGAACTGCACACCCCTAATCCAGTCCTATCTTGCCAACAAAAAAGTTATAGTACTGGCATACTCTTAAGAAGGGGAGCGACGAGGGAGACACCGTTCTAAGAAAAATTTTCTTTACATATTTTACAGGTGATCAGTTTCCTCACTTCTAGAACTTCTTAGGATGAGAACATATTAAACCTACATGAACTGCAACGCCCCTAATCCAGACTTATCTTGCCAATCAAAGAAGTTATAGGACTCCTACGGATGATATATTACTACTGAGGGAACACAAGTACAGCAAGAGTAAAGATCAAGAACAAGGAAGACAAACAAAGAATTAGGTACAAAGTGGATGACAGACCTCATGGAGCCGATCCAACGTGGGTATCGCAGAGGAGGCTGCCTCCTTCTTCTTGCTCTTAGTCTTTGGCAGCAATTTCTTCAGCATCTTCCTGTCAGTCCTTGCTGATTCTCAATCTCGTATATGATGGTCTGTTTATGAAGGAATAGGATGGTGATGAATTGGAGATGGCCTCTCAAAGGCGAAGGGGAAAGTGAGGGAAGAGGTGCTCAGAATAGATTCCTTGAGAATAGTAGGAAGAATATGTATGGGCGACCatttgtaatggaagacggagAAGGACCTCTCTGGtcatgtaaaagaaaaaaaattcaaatttcagttCTCTCTATCTTAAGATCAGAATTGTCACTTTTTGGAAAGTGGCAATTCTATCAGCAGCACAAGATATCTACCTAGAGAAGCTTGATCTCGCACACACATGGAGGCTACATCTAAATTAACTAGTGAGCCCCTTTGCTTCAATTCCTGGCCTAATTAAATATCCTCATCCTCGTCATCGGTGACCTCTGCATAGTCCTGTGCGTAGCCCTTGGTTACATGCTGCTTGATGAGGGCCAGATCGTACTCCAATTTCTTGTCACAGATAGCCTTTTCTTTGGCATAGTATTCGCGGAGAACGCTTGGGCAGCGTCTCCTCACGGAAGCCATACCAGGGCATGTAGGGATTTACAATCATGTAATCGACGAGCCCCTGCGGTGACCACCTTCTTCTTATTCAGCTTCCCAAGGGCCTCGGCCGGCTGGcacacctccgccgccgtgaGATCCTTTCCGGCTGGGCCTCCTTCCCCGCCATGCGGTCCTTCCTCCGGCGATCCATGAGAAAGGTCAACTCCTTCTTCAGCTCCAGGATCCCTCCTCCGACGCCTTCCTCTTCAGGAGGACCgatgcaagaagaagaaaagcggCGGCTATTGGCTTGGACCGAAGAAGAGGCCGAATCGGATCGAGAGTGGTGTACTTGATCTCCATGCAGAGCTCACAACCACAGACCAAACAAAATGCAAGTgcgtgtgcatgcatgcagtgtCCCATTCCCACTGCAGACAAAAATAGCAGCAGCTCCTTTCCTCCCATGGCCATGGATCACTCCTCACCCCACGCCCACGCGCTTCAATTCATTCTCTCCTTCCCCGGCGCATCGATCCCATAACCGGTAGTCATCGCCGGCTAGGAAGAcgatggcgtcggcggcggtgagcgACCCGCTGGCGGATCTTTGGAAGCACATCATGTCGGCGGACCGGTCGGACCTGCTGTGCTTCTACCCGAGCAAGATCACGATGAACGGCATCTGGACGGGGGACAGCCCCATGGACTTCTCCCTCCCGCTGCTCCTCTTCCAGATCATCCTCATCACCTCCACCACCCGCGCCgtcgcgctcctcctctccccgctccgcctcccgcGCTACATCGCCGAGATCCTCGCCGGCTTCCTCCTCGGCCCCTCCGTGCTCGGCCGCCTCCCCCACTTCTCCGACATCGCCTTCCCCGTCCGCAGCCTCTTCATCCTCGAGTCCATGTCCCTCCTCGGCCTCATCTACTACACCTTCACCATCGGCGTCGAGATCGAGCTCCACACCGTGCTCCGCGCCGGCCTCCGCAGCTTCTggttcgccgccgcctccgcgctccCGCCcttcctcgtcggcgccgccgccggctacgTCGCCGTCAGCACCGACGACTCCAGGAGGACGGGCGCCCAGTTCATCAACAGCCTCTCGTTCCCCGTCTTCCTCGGCGCCACCTTCTGCTCCACCGCCTTCTCCGTGCTGGCGCGCAACATCGCCCAGCTCAAGCTCGCCGGCACCGACGTCGGCCAGCTCTCCATCTCCGCCTCCCTCATCAACGACACCTTCGCGTGGGCCGGGCTCACCGTCGCCACCGCGCTCGCGCACGTGCGCTACGGCATGGTCCCGTGCCTCTGGACGCTCGTGTCGGGCTTCCTCATCGTTGGCACCAGCTACCTCGTCGTCCGCCCGATGCTCCTGCGCCTGACGCGCCGCGTCGCCGAGGGGGAGGTGGTCACCGAGCTGCAGGAGTGCTCGGTGCTCGTCGGCGTCATGGTCGCCGCGCTCGTGGCCGACGCCGGGGGCACGCACGCTATCTTCGGCGCCTTCGTGTTCGGCCTCGCCGTGCCCAACGGGCCGGTCGGCGTGGCCATCGTGGAGAAGGTGGAGGACTTCGTGGTGGGCACGCTGCTGCCGCTCTTCTTCGCCATGAGCGGCCTCCGCACGGACACCGCCAAGATCACCAGCACACCAGCGGCGGTGCtgctgatggcggcggcgctggccgcggCGATCCTCAAGGTTGTATCCGCGGTGAGCGTGGCCGGCGTGTTCGGCATGCCGCTGCACGACGGCATTTCCATCGGGCTGCTGCTCAACACCAAGGGAGTCATCGAGCTCGTCATCCTCAACATCGGGAAGAACAAGAAGATCATGAGCGACCAGTCGTTCACGGTGCTGGTGTTCATGTCGGCGCTGATCACGGCGCTGGTGACGCCGCTGCTGGCCATGGTTGTGAAGCCGGCGCGGAGGCTCGTGTTCTACAAGCGGCGCACCATCGCGTGGCCCCAGCCCGACGCCGAGTTCCACGTGCTGGCGTGCGTCCACATGCCGCGCGACGTGCCGGCGCTCCTGACTCTCTTGGACGTGGCGTCGCCCTCGGAGCGGTCGCCGGTGGCGGTGCAGGCGCTGCACCTGATCGAGTTCGCCGGGCGGTCGTCGGCACTGCTCCTGATCAACGCGTCAGCGCCGTCATCATCGTTCGAGCACTCGGCGCACGGGCGCAGCCAGGTGGAGCTGCAGTTCAAGCACATCTCCCACGCCTTCATGGCGTACGAGGAGAACGCGGCGGGCGTGACGGCgcgcacggtggcggcggtgtcgCCGTACGTGAGCATGCACGATGACGTGACGTCCGCCGCGGAGGACCGGCACGCGGCGCTGATCGTGCTGCCGTTCCACAAGCACCGGTCGGTGGACGGCGGGCTGGAGGTGTTCAACCCGGCGATCCAGCCGCTGAACCAGAGCATCCAGCGGTTCTCGCCGTGCACGGTGGGGGTGCTCGTGgaccgcggcctcggcggcgtggcgggggcCGGGTGCACGACCCGCGTGGCGGCGCTCTTCTTCGGCGGGCGCGACGACCgcgaggtggtggcgctggcgaCGCGCATGGTGCACAACCCGGCCATCGACCTCACCGTGCTCCGCTTCGTCCAGAAGGGAGGAAGCTTCGCGGGGAGCGAGTTCGACGCGCTCAAGGAGCGCAAGGCCGACGATGCGTGCCTGCGGGAGTTCCTGGACAGGGCCAACGGCatgagcgccgccggcggcggcggcgcgggggtggAGTACCGGGAGCGGGGAGTGTTCAACGCGAGCGAGATGGTGGCGCAGGtgagggaggtggaggcgctGGGGAAGGACCTGTTCGTGGTGGGGAAGACGCCGGGGCTGCCGGGGTTGACGGCGGGGATGGCGGAGTGGAGCGAGTGCCCGGAGCTGGGGCCCATCGGGGACCTGCTGGCATCGAGGGACTTCCAGACCATGGCGTCCGTGCTGGTGCTGCAGTCCTACGCCAGGCCGGGGGCCATGATCTCGGTGGAGCTGGGCCTGGGCGCCGATGGCCTGCCGGCGGCGGGAAGGCCGCCACGGCCAGATCAGGTCCGCAGGAATAGCATCGGGAATCGGAGCTAGAGATGGGTTAGGATACGTCGTTGGGGTCAGTGTGCATGCGCACGATCAATGGCATCTACTGTAGCAAATAGCAACTACTCGTAGTAGCTAAAGCATGCTTGAACAGCAGTTGGCAAGGAAGCTGGACATTTCACCTGTTCGTTGCATGCATGCCAATTTCAGTTTGTACAGAATTAATAAGTCATTACATAGCTATTGGATGTTGTTGTTATGGGAGATGGATGCAGTCTGCTTTTTTCTACTAGTTTTAGTTCACCAGATTGtagtctcaaaaaaaaaagttcaccaGATTGTGCTGCTGGAGCAAACTGttgatcttttttttgaaattgtggACCCGGCAGAGATTGCCGGAtttgtattaattaatagagaagagAGTTATATGTCTAGGCTGAAAAAGCTAAAAAAGGTGAAGACTATACAGATTTTAAAGCGAATTTATTTTTACAGAACGATCACTCCTCTATGTGGCAGATATCGCCCAAGTGTCGTGCCCTCGCTAAAATCCAACATCATGCTTCCTCCTTGATTTTGTGAAAGAGTTGGTCCAAACTTTTAAACTTCCGCTGAAAAACTCTTTCATTGCACTCCTTCCAAAGTTCCCATGACATAAGAATGACAAGAGATCTTAAAGTCTTAAGAGGCGCACCGGGCATAGACCCTAGTTGCGTCCACCATTCGGTGACGGATGAAACAGCAGCAAACCGTTGATCTTGATTCATATCTTCATGAACTTTTTAGTTGGAAGCAGTATATGTGCTTAAGCTGAACTTCCTATCTTTGTCCTTTACTGGAGGTCTGAGATAAAATGTTTACGGATACTCTGCCGCCATTATCACAGGTGATTGACATGCGTTGGAGCAATCGGATGAGCGCCTATTTATCCTGTCCATTTCTCAGTCTGAATCACAAAGACAAATACAGCGCTGGGCCTGGTTGCCTTCGTTGTCCTGGGCCTGGAGCCTCAGTACTGACTGGGCTTGGTCTGTAACAACCAGCACCACTGGACGGGCAGCAGTACAATGACGTATCTCTTGTCGCCTCAAGTTTATGCACGCcatcattttttaaaaaaaatatataatacacACCAAAAAATTATTTGACGTGCCATACAACTGAGTACACGTACGCTTGTTTTTCGTCAAATTGAGCGTCGTAATGCTAACAATGTGCATTGTTCATCATGTGAGGATTGAGTAACACACTGCAGTTTCTTTTGTTCCTTGTTGAGATAAAACGGATCGGAGTAGTTCTgtcactgaaaaaaaaaacggacGGAGTGACTTGTAGCATGGTCCCAGCAGGTAGCTAGGCAGTGGCCTTGGATACCCATCGTAATACTCTGATCATGTGTCCAATGAATGAACCGACCAAGCACGACCGGGGTCAGACGAGCTAGGTGCATACATACAACacctcttcatcttcttcaattcgCAGCCAGTAGCCCAGTACTTCTGCTGGGGCCTTTCTGCCAGCTCTCGTAGCTCCATCCCTTCCTCCATGGATGATGGATCTATCTGCAAGCTAGCCCCGACACATGCAGTAAGTTGCAGGGCGCAGCAGCACACATGTATATATCGTGACGACCCACCGTACGTACCAGTAACTGCAGCTTGTTTTCAGGCATGTATACATGCAcacaggggcggatccagaatgGGGTtgcgccccgggctgagctgttgaatcacacctaaaatagtctaattttatctcctaaacctcattttgTTAAGCTAAACAACacataggttaaagggactTCATGGTCTCGCCCCgtgctgcagcccgggcagcccgggccctggatccgcccctgcatgCACATATATAGATATTCTGATGCTCATGAAAAATATAAcgaacaaattaattaagcacATGAAACCACAGGTTgaagcctttttttttaaaaaaagaaaataacattTTAAAAAGACCACAGTTGATGTGTGCATTGGTCTGTTCGATGCATCCTAGGAGGCTTATTTGCTCATCCTTAACTTCCTTCTTCTTGGtgctctctttttcttcctccacccCTGGATGTGTGCACATCTACCCTTATGTGATGGATTATTAGCGCACGTGCATGCATGTTGATAAGTTTAATTAGCAAAATATTCTTTCACGATGCAAATTTGTGCACTAGCTTAATAGCACGAGAGAGATACCAACTAGGTAAAAGAAATGACGATCGTGAAATGTATATGCATCATGTATGAATCTAGGATTTGAGCATGTTCTCGACCGATTTGACGTCTTTCTAACAAGGAGAGGACTTGTTGGATCAACATTATATTGTTACCTCTGATCTAGTACTTGTTCACATGCATTATAATTGGACGTGAGATGATAGACATATGGATGGACGGATGGATGGATCGGTAACATAAAATGCGTTTATATGGTCCCGGAAATGAATGGGTACGGTATAGTAAGTAGCAGCAAAAGCTGCCGCATTTCAGACGTCTCATGTACGACATTAGTCTGAATAACACTCTCGCTATCTCTACTACTAAAAGAACActagctttttcttttccttcataTCAACAACTTACATAGGAAGATAGGTGTAGCGACAATtcagagctgatgatgatctaTGTACTGTCATTTGCATGCAATGTTCCTAGCTATTTAAATGGAATTACTAGAAGAAATAAGAACATTTAAGAAATTAGTTGTTATATTCGAAGGATAATGTAGGAAATAAAACCCCTAAACAATGCAAATAGAGAGACCCAGTCGCTGGCTAAACAACAAGACAGAAAAGCTAGTCCAATCCAAACCGAGGCATGGCATGTAGCTCAAAACAAGAGGGGACAAACACGCTACTACTACAAATGTGTACAAATATATAGCAGCAGGTTTGCATTGGGAGACATGCATGGTGCACGCAGTGTCACATGGGGCAGGTACGCATGCAGCATCAGGATGCTGTGTATAGTGAGATACTGTTGGGCAGGGAAGTATACAAGGGGAAAGGTGCAGAGGAGAGAGCTCGATCAGCTCATATCAAGGTGGTGTGCGTGGGGAATTAGCAAGGGACAAGGGGAACACGCCGATGGATGCAAGATGCAACACtgctcgatgcattgcacagtTTAAACAACCCGTGATATGATAATGTAATGGACCAGCTTGCATTGCATGCCTCggaagtcgtcgtcgtcgtgtgtGTGGATTAATTACTGCTGTTTactatatgtgtgtgtgtgtgtttgctTGTATAACTTTTATTTCATTATTAGTACATATAGTATATTATTAATATTTTAAGAGGCCTAGCACGCCAAGCAGGTAAATAAAAAGGCTCTCAAAAGAATAGCTGAAAATAAGGGCGTTGCATTGCATAAGTTCTGGGCCGCTTGTGTGGCAGAAAAAAAGGGAGGTCAATAATATGGTCATGATGTTTGCAATCATCTGCGGGTCTCGACGGCGTGCAAGTTGTAAGGCCTGAACTGAAGTGATGCCTACGCTCAGATTGAAAGACTGATGGGCTTGTGTCACGTACGGCTTGCACAGTGAGCAGGACTGCTCAGAGCTTTGTTTTGAAACGTAGGACTGCTCAGAGCTCATCACGCAGCTTGCGTGAGCTTCTGCGTGCGTGCTCCTACAGTCTAATACCTCGATGGATCATTTCAGATACAATAAACAGTGAAATTTCAATCACTATTCGTCGGTCAGTAATACAGAAACTCTTGAGTTCGTCGGGTATGTTGCAGACATGCAGGTGATTCCAAGAAGAGAAGAACATGCTTGTGTATGGAGAGAACCAAAACAACAAGTGGTCATGCTCATGCATGCATAGGCCGCCGGACGGACATGCATGAAATACCACCAACCTGGTACTGTACGGGTTCTACTGCTAGTCATGATATGATTGTAGCCCCAAACCTAGATTTTACTGCTTGTCTCGCCGGAATAATCGGTATTCTGTCCAAGATCAGGGTGTAATCGAGAATGACATTTGTGCTGTGTCACCTTCTCATCCATCCCCCTGTGTTGTGTTGTGGAGATCTTGTACGCGCGCGTGCATGCAGGGTCCATGCCTCGCCAGGTCACAAAAGATTTGTGCAGCAGCTAAAAGGACTCTATGCTGGTAGgtcgagcacccgccagcaactttgagccagcacaaatggcaCTCTGTATTGGCGGGTGCTCGCCCGCCAACACAGACCGCAATGTGCTGACGGGTGACGTTAGCCACCCGCCAGTTGATTTTTCGATTAAAAAAAAACCATGCATGTCGCCGTTGCAGTCAGGTCGCCATTGCCCGAGCAGGATGCCCGCGCATGCCACCCGCGCCGGCATCCCGCGCCACCCGAGTAGGCCGCCCACGCAGGCTGCCCCCGCGCCGGCATCCCGCGCCACCCAAGCCGGCCGCCTGCGCAGGCCGCCCGCACGCCACCCGAGCAGGCTACCCCCGCACCGGCATCCCACGCCGCCCGAGCAAGCCGCCTGCCAGGCATCCCACGCCGCACGAGGCTGCCCCGCCGGGCGCCCACGCCGGCATCCCGCGTCGCCCGCCCAATCCCAGGTGCCGCTGCCCTGCAGGAGAAAGGGATAAGGTGAGAGAGGAAAGAGATAAGATAGAGATTGTGAGAGAGGAAACAGATAAGATAGAGATGTGAGGATGCGGAAGAGagacaggaggaggaagagataaaTACCGAGGGAGCATTTGTACTAACGGGTGAcataaccacccgccagcacaaatggcctctgtgctagcgggtggtTATGTCACCCGTCAGCACAAATACATCTGTAGTGGCGAGTTTTAATGGGCTGACCACTTGAccatttgtgctggtgggtggcaATCTTGCCCACCGGCACTCAAAAATCAAGATGCtagcacaaatcgtttctggcgTAGTGACTATTATGTGTATTATCGGTATCAGGCCTActgaaatagttttttttttcatttttttccatgaGCCTAACTTAATTTGATTACTCCTCTATTCTACTAGTTGTCTGATTATGAACATTCTGGATTATAATATTATTTGTTCTCCCTATTTGTACGTCCTTAACATTGCTTGATCTGACTATTAATTTCCCAACGACCCAACGGTTCCAGACATGTACAGGTAATTTGTGTAGCTGGGGATGGAGAATAATGCATGGGCCAGCAGCCATGCGCGGACCAGCGGTGCACAGGGCACTGATGCTAAGCGAGGGGGTCACGTGAATGCATTGCTAGGCGACACCTAATATTTGCCCGTTGCCACACGCGCAGCCTTACTCTCGCAGCAGGCACCCCAGCCAGATTCAGAGCCAGCGGCCGCGCATGTCTTCTGCACTCGTCAGTTGCCCCCGCTCCTCCTGTCACTGCCATTGTCATGCTCATGCACGCTACAGAGCTCCCATCCACTGAAACTGAACGCAAGCTTGAGCCTGCGCAAATGCAACAAGAATGCACAAGAACGAGAGCCTGCGCAAATATGTCTGCAGTGTATATGCTTGGCAGCAAAACGATGTCCATGCCTTCTTGCTCTTGTTGTTATTCCGTCCCTGTATATACCTGCGCAGTATGACAGTATCATCCCAGTAGTACAGTATACATTAGCATTCAGAATTTTCACTACTTGTCATCTTACTACAGCGCAGCGCAGTATGTCGGACTTGCCAACAAACAAATACCCGTGATCGTCGATCGATCCAACGGGTCCTCACTACTGCAGCCTGGCCTGTTTCGTAGCTTGTAGCATGCTCTCGCAGGCTTGCAGCAGCTACCTGATCAAACTGATTGTTGCATCGCGTTTGCCCGACCTTTTACTTTG
This portion of the Setaria viridis chromosome 7, Setaria_viridis_v4.0, whole genome shotgun sequence genome encodes:
- the LOC117864187 gene encoding vacuolar protein sorting-associated protein 32 homolog 1, producing the protein MLKKLLPKTKSKKKEAASSAIPTLDRLHETLEMLEKKERFLWKKCSAEIEKAKDYTKSKNKNAAIQCLKKKKLYGTQIEQLSNFQLRVHDQIIMLESAKATTDTVDALRSGSSAVKAIQQSVNLDDIENAIDEANEQTENMRQIQEALATPVGASADFDEDELEAELEDLEEEELDEELPVPPSRISVPVEPLAKATSSSKQRSDLSELTKLEAEMAI
- the LOC117864185 gene encoding cation/H(+) antiporter 15, whose product is MASAAVSDPLADLWKHIMSADRSDLLCFYPSKITMNGIWTGDSPMDFSLPLLLFQIILITSTTRAVALLLSPLRLPRYIAEILAGFLLGPSVLGRLPHFSDIAFPVRSLFILESMSLLGLIYYTFTIGVEIELHTVLRAGLRSFWFAAASALPPFLVGAAAGYVAVSTDDSRRTGAQFINSLSFPVFLGATFCSTAFSVLARNIAQLKLAGTDVGQLSISASLINDTFAWAGLTVATALAHVRYGMVPCLWTLVSGFLIVGTSYLVVRPMLLRLTRRVAEGEVVTELQECSVLVGVMVAALVADAGGTHAIFGAFVFGLAVPNGPVGVAIVEKVEDFVVGTLLPLFFAMSGLRTDTAKITSTPAAVLLMAAALAAAILKVVSAVSVAGVFGMPLHDGISIGLLLNTKGVIELVILNIGKNKKIMSDQSFTVLVFMSALITALVTPLLAMVVKPARRLVFYKRRTIAWPQPDAEFHVLACVHMPRDVPALLTLLDVASPSERSPVAVQALHLIEFAGRSSALLLINASAPSSSFEHSAHGRSQVELQFKHISHAFMAYEENAAGVTARTVAAVSPYVSMHDDVTSAAEDRHAALIVLPFHKHRSVDGGLEVFNPAIQPLNQSIQRFSPCTVGVLVDRGLGGVAGAGCTTRVAALFFGGRDDREVVALATRMVHNPAIDLTVLRFVQKGGSFAGSEFDALKERKADDACLREFLDRANGMSAAGGGGAGVEYRERGVFNASEMVAQVREVEALGKDLFVVGKTPGLPGLTAGMAEWSECPELGPIGDLLASRDFQTMASVLVLQSYARPGAMISVELGLGADGLPAAGRPPRPDQVRRNSIGNRS